A region from the Sphingobacteriales bacterium genome encodes:
- the rplC gene encoding 50S ribosomal protein L3 translates to MAGIIGTKVGMTSIFGEGGAIIPCTVIQAGPCVVTQKKSKDKDGYDAVQLGYGDKKEKNTTKPMKKHFEKSGAAPKAKLVEFRGMDNLNVGDVVTSEILAEGEKVAITGTSKGKGFQGVVKRHGFGGVGGQTHGQHNRLRAPGSLGACSTPARVMKGMKMGGRMGSDQVKELSIKIIKTLPEENLIIVKGAIPGHNGSYVIIEKKK, encoded by the coding sequence CCAGTATTTTCGGCGAAGGCGGTGCGATAATTCCATGCACGGTTATTCAGGCTGGTCCTTGCGTGGTAACGCAGAAAAAATCGAAAGATAAAGACGGTTACGATGCGGTACAATTAGGTTATGGTGATAAGAAAGAAAAAAACACCACGAAACCAATGAAAAAACATTTCGAGAAATCCGGCGCTGCCCCTAAAGCAAAATTAGTGGAGTTCAGGGGTATGGATAATCTGAATGTCGGAGATGTGGTAACATCAGAAATCCTGGCTGAAGGAGAAAAAGTGGCGATTACCGGTACTTCCAAGGGAAAAGGATTTCAGGGTGTTGTAAAACGTCACGGATTTGGTGGTGTGGGTGGCCAGACACACGGTCAGCACAATCGTCTGCGTGCGCCGGGTTCATTGGGTGCCTGTTCGACACCGGCACGTGTTATGAAAGGAATGAAGATGGGTGGACGCATGGGCAGTGACCAGGTAAAGGAATTAAGCATTAAAATCATTAAAACGCTCCCGGAAGAGAATTTAATCATCGTTAAAGGTGCTATTCCGGGACATAATGGATCTTACGTAATCATCGAGAAAAAAAAGTAA
- the rplD gene encoding 50S ribosomal protein L4 → MKAEVYNINGQATGRTIELPEDIFGIEPNEHVIYLAVKQYLAGRRSGTHKTLEKSELSGSTRKLHKQKGTGGSRKGSIKNPLFKGGARIFGPRPRNYDFKLNKKVKSLAKNSALSVKAADNAIKVVEDFSFETPKTKEYIRFLQAFGLENKKSLLVLPELIDNIYLSGRNIQGAGIAVAEHLNTYDIMNNNTILISEKSIEAIANS, encoded by the coding sequence ATGAAAGCAGAAGTATATAATATTAATGGACAAGCCACAGGAAGAACAATCGAGCTGCCTGAAGATATCTTCGGTATCGAACCTAATGAGCACGTTATCTACTTGGCCGTGAAGCAGTACCTGGCAGGAAGAAGAAGCGGTACGCATAAGACATTGGAGAAATCTGAATTATCCGGCTCCACCCGAAAATTACACAAACAGAAAGGTACCGGTGGTTCCAGAAAAGGAAGTATCAAGAACCCATTGTTTAAAGGTGGAGCGAGAATCTTCGGACCACGTCCGCGTAACTACGATTTTAAACTGAACAAGAAAGTAAAATCACTGGCTAAGAATTCTGCATTGTCTGTCAAGGCGGCTGATAATGCGATTAAGGTGGTGGAAGATTTTTCCTTTGAAACACCAAAAACGAAAGAATACATCAGATTCTTACAGGCTTTTGGCTTGGAAAACAAGAAATCACTATTGGTATTGCCGGAATTAATTGACAACATTTATTTATCCGGCAGAAATATTCAGGGTGCAGGCATTGCGGTGGCGGAACACTTGAATACCTATGATATCATGAATAACAATACCATCCTGATCAGTGAAAAATCAATTGAAGCAATTGCAAATTCTTAA
- the rplW gene encoding 50S ribosomal protein L23: MEVLKKPLITEKASALSEKAGKYTFLVEKKANKVEIKKAVEKMYGVNVEEVNTLVMASKPKNRNTKTRVISGRKGSYKKAIVKVAKGETIDFYNEI; this comes from the coding sequence ATGGAAGTTCTGAAAAAACCTTTAATCACCGAAAAAGCATCTGCACTCTCTGAAAAAGCAGGCAAGTATACTTTCCTGGTGGAAAAAAAGGCAAACAAAGTAGAGATAAAAAAGGCGGTAGAGAAAATGTACGGCGTTAATGTGGAAGAAGTAAATACACTGGTGATGGCTTCAAAGCCTAAAAACCGTAATACGAAAACACGCGTAATCTCCGGAAGAAAAGGCAGCTACAAAAAAGCAATCGTCAAGGTAGCGAAAGGTGAAACAATTGATTTCTATAACGAGATTTAA
- the rplB gene encoding 50S ribosomal protein L2, translating into MSTKKYNPVTPSLRYRVTNSFAEVTTSTPEKSLIAPIKRSGGRNQKGEMTMRYIGGGHKRQYRIIDFKRNKFDIPATVKTIEYDPNRSAFIALVVYKDGEKKYIISPEGLKVGQEIVSGQSVPPEVGNTLPIANMPLGSVIHNIELQPGKGASICRSAGTYAQLTGKDGKYVAIKLPSGESRMVLGTCLATIGTVSNSDHNLGVSGKAGASRWKGRRPRTRPVAMNPVDHPMGGGEGRASGGHPRSRSGKIAKGLKTRSKNKASNKYIISKKSK; encoded by the coding sequence ATGTCAACTAAAAAATACAATCCGGTCACGCCCAGTTTGAGATACAGAGTAACAAACTCTTTTGCTGAGGTAACTACCAGTACTCCGGAAAAATCATTGATAGCACCGATAAAAAGATCAGGTGGCCGTAACCAGAAAGGTGAAATGACGATGCGTTATATCGGCGGCGGCCATAAGAGACAATACCGTATTATTGATTTCAAAAGAAATAAATTTGATATCCCGGCTACTGTCAAAACGATTGAGTACGATCCGAACCGTTCTGCATTCATCGCCTTGGTGGTGTACAAAGACGGCGAGAAAAAGTATATCATCTCTCCGGAAGGATTGAAAGTGGGTCAGGAAATAGTCTCCGGACAAAGCGTTCCGCCGGAAGTGGGTAATACATTACCGATTGCAAATATGCCATTGGGTTCTGTAATACATAATATCGAATTGCAACCGGGCAAAGGTGCATCTATCTGCAGAAGTGCGGGTACATACGCTCAGCTGACAGGTAAAGACGGAAAATACGTGGCCATCAAATTGCCATCCGGTGAATCCCGTATGGTGTTGGGTACTTGCCTGGCAACTATCGGTACCGTTTCCAACTCGGATCATAATTTAGGAGTGAGCGGTAAAGCGGGCGCTTCCAGATGGAAAGGCAGAAGACCTCGTACACGTCCGGTAGCGATGAACCCTGTGGATCACCCGATGGGTGGTGGTGAAGGCAGGGCATCCGGCGGTCACCCACGTTCAAGAAGCGGAAAGATTGCTAAAGGCCTGAAAACCAGGAGCAAAAACAAAGCGTCTAATAAATACATTATCTCAAAAAAATCAAAATAA
- the rpsS gene encoding 30S ribosomal protein S19 has product MARSLKKGPYIAYHLQAKVDAMNAASKKTVIKTWSRASLITPEFVGHTFAVHNGNKFIPVYITENMVGHKLGEFSPTRQFKGHSGNRK; this is encoded by the coding sequence ATGGCTAGAAGTTTAAAAAAAGGTCCTTACATAGCGTACCATCTGCAGGCAAAGGTAGATGCTATGAATGCTGCAAGTAAAAAAACGGTAATCAAAACATGGTCAAGAGCCTCTCTGATTACGCCTGAGTTTGTAGGGCATACATTTGCAGTACACAATGGCAATAAATTTATCCCGGTGTACATTACGGAAAACATGGTGGGACATAAGCTGGGTGAGTTTTCTCCAACCAGACAATTTAAAGGACATTCAGGTAACAGAAAATAA
- the rplV gene encoding 50S ribosomal protein L22: protein MGARKRLVAEARKEAKKSVCDARATGVPTSPRKMRLLADVIRNKDVFDALNILTFSTKHASKTLEKLVRSAIANWEQKFETKAEDSELFIKEVTIDSGRMLKRFQPAPQGRAYRIRKRSNHITLQLASRTMANAETVTEDSSNEN from the coding sequence ATGGGAGCTAGAAAAAGATTAGTTGCAGAAGCAAGAAAAGAAGCAAAAAAATCAGTTTGCGATGCCAGAGCTACAGGAGTTCCGACGTCTCCGCGCAAAATGAGATTATTGGCGGATGTCATCAGAAATAAGGATGTGTTCGATGCTTTGAATATATTGACGTTCTCTACCAAACACGCATCTAAAACACTGGAAAAACTGGTGCGTTCGGCAATTGCCAACTGGGAACAGAAGTTTGAGACTAAAGCAGAAGACAGCGAATTATTCATAAAGGAAGTTACCATCGACAGCGGAAGAATGCTGAAACGTTTTCAACCGGCTCCTCAGGGAAGAGCTTACAGGATTCGTAAACGTTCTAACCATATCACCTTACAACTGGCAAGCCGTACTATGGCAAACGCAGAAACGGTAACAGAAGATTCATCTAACGAAAACTAA